The proteins below are encoded in one region of Diceros bicornis minor isolate mBicDic1 chromosome 14, mDicBic1.mat.cur, whole genome shotgun sequence:
- the LOC131413408 gene encoding beta-defensin 110-like gives MKIHLFFFILLFWVTILPAKKRYPHYGSLDLTRECRRGNGRCKVECHENEIRIAYCMRPATHCCLQK, from the exons ATGAAGAttcatctctttttctttattctgctCTTTTGGGTCACTATTTTACCAG CCAAAAAGAGATATCCCCATTATGGTAGCTTGGATTTGACGAGAGAGTGCAGAAGGGGTAATGGTCGGTGTAAAGTTGAGTGCCATGAAAATGAAATTAGGATTGCTTACTGCATGAGACCTGCAACTCATTGCTGCTTGCAGAAGTaa
- the LOC131414240 gene encoding beta-defensin 110-like → MSFLIAARSDFEPKYRFERCQKVKGICKTFCDDDEYGYRYCIKWRNQCCI, encoded by the coding sequence ATGTCTTTCTTGATTGCAGCCAGAAGTGACTTTGAACCAAAGTATAGATTTGAGAGATGCCAAAAAGTGAAAggaatatgtaaaacattttgtGATGATGATGAGTATGGTTACAGATATTGCATTAAATGGAGAAATCAGTGCTGCATATAA